In one window of Maribacter sp. BPC-D8 DNA:
- a CDS encoding S1C family serine protease, protein MKRLASLLFVSVFAGAITLGAYKLFFEKENFTIISQENNDGVINASYTPTSARGAGINEVDFTTAAENTVNAVVHVKNITLSKGPTTIFDVFYGTGRTAVPQVGTGSGVIISSDGYIVTNNHVINKATQLQVTLNNNRTYNAELIGTDPNSDIALIKIDPDEKLPYLAFGDSDHTKIGEWVLAVGNPFNLTSTVTAGIVSAKARNLGKNQSFIQTDAAVNPGNSGGALVNTNGDLVGINTAITSQTGSYVGYSFAVPSNIAKKVVQDILEYGNVQKGFMGISPAPVNTRDAIEKGINNIDGVFIELVEEESAAQEAGIVVGDIIKKVDEIDVHKYPDLTGYLSTKRPGDTLAFVIDRDKELLTLPLVLKERQALVVPEMGLEVRNLTEHDKKVYKTTSGVKITGVPERYRGYGLSEKVIIKVDDHEIGNIDDAYTAFGSISKYGKTVIVMVGSNGERDRLIFQ, encoded by the coding sequence ATGAAAAGATTAGCAAGTCTCTTGTTCGTATCTGTTTTTGCTGGTGCAATTACATTGGGTGCTTACAAACTGTTTTTCGAGAAAGAAAATTTCACCATTATTAGTCAAGAAAATAATGATGGTGTTATAAATGCTAGCTATACCCCAACATCTGCAAGAGGTGCAGGTATAAATGAAGTTGATTTTACAACTGCTGCAGAAAATACAGTTAATGCGGTAGTACACGTTAAAAACATTACCCTTAGCAAAGGACCCACAACTATATTTGACGTTTTTTATGGTACAGGTAGAACTGCCGTACCACAAGTCGGTACCGGATCGGGAGTCATCATTTCATCTGATGGATATATCGTAACCAACAATCATGTAATTAATAAAGCCACTCAATTACAAGTAACCTTAAACAATAACAGAACGTATAATGCAGAGCTTATTGGTACCGATCCAAATTCTGACATTGCACTTATAAAGATTGACCCAGATGAAAAGCTGCCTTATTTAGCCTTTGGCGATTCTGATCATACCAAAATTGGCGAATGGGTATTAGCAGTAGGAAACCCGTTCAACCTTACATCAACCGTAACTGCTGGTATTGTTAGTGCCAAAGCACGTAATCTTGGTAAAAATCAATCTTTTATACAAACTGATGCTGCTGTAAACCCAGGTAACTCAGGTGGTGCACTAGTTAATACTAACGGAGATTTAGTAGGTATAAACACTGCGATTACATCACAAACTGGATCTTATGTTGGATATTCTTTTGCCGTACCTAGTAATATTGCCAAAAAAGTAGTTCAAGATATTTTGGAATACGGCAATGTTCAGAAAGGATTTATGGGCATAAGTCCTGCGCCAGTAAACACCAGGGATGCTATTGAAAAAGGAATCAATAATATTGACGGCGTATTTATAGAATTGGTTGAAGAAGAGTCTGCCGCACAAGAAGCGGGAATTGTTGTCGGTGATATTATTAAAAAAGTCGACGAAATAGATGTGCATAAATATCCTGATTTAACTGGATATCTTTCCACAAAAAGACCTGGAGATACTTTAGCTTTTGTTATTGATAGAGACAAAGAACTACTAACGCTACCGTTAGTTTTAAAAGAAAGACAAGCCTTGGTTGTACCTGAAATGGGCTTGGAAGTAAGAAACCTTACCGAACATGACAAGAAGGTGTACAAAACAACATCGGGAGTAAAAATCACTGGTGTGCCTGAAAGATACAGAGGTTATGGTTTATCTGAAAAAGTAATTATTAAGGTAGACGATCATGAAATAGGAAATATTGACGATGCCTATACTGCGTTTGGTAGTATTTCTAAATATGGAAAAACAGTTATCGTCATGGTAGGTTCAAACGGAGAGCGAGATCGATTAATCTTTCAATAA
- the trmD gene encoding tRNA (guanosine(37)-N1)-methyltransferase TrmD: MRIDIITVLPELLTSPFEASILKRAIEKGLVEVHFHNLRDYTETKYRNVDDYQFGGGAGMVLMIEPIDKCITDLKSQREYDEVIYMTPDGTTLNQKMANTMSLAENIIILCGHYKGVDQRVRDAFITKEISIGDYVLSGGELGAAVLCDSIIRLLPGVLNDETSALTDTFQDGLLAPPVYTRPAEYKGMNVPDILLSGNFGKIEEWREDKAYERTEKLRPDLLE; this comes from the coding sequence ATGCGAATAGATATTATTACCGTATTACCAGAGTTACTTACCAGCCCCTTTGAAGCTTCTATATTAAAGAGAGCTATAGAAAAAGGATTGGTAGAAGTACACTTTCACAATCTTAGAGATTATACCGAAACGAAATACCGAAATGTTGATGATTATCAATTTGGCGGCGGAGCCGGAATGGTGCTCATGATAGAACCAATAGACAAATGTATAACTGATCTAAAATCGCAACGCGAATATGACGAGGTTATATATATGACTCCCGATGGCACAACATTAAACCAAAAAATGGCTAATACCATGTCATTGGCAGAAAACATCATTATTCTCTGTGGTCATTATAAAGGTGTTGACCAACGTGTTAGAGATGCTTTTATTACCAAAGAAATATCCATTGGTGATTATGTGCTTTCTGGCGGAGAGTTAGGTGCAGCAGTACTTTGCGATTCTATTATTAGATTATTACCAGGAGTATTGAACGATGAAACTTCTGCCCTAACAGATACTTTCCAAGACGGATTATTAGCACCGCCTGTGTATACGAGACCTGCGGAATACAAAGGTATGAATGTGCCCGATATTCTATTAAGTGGCAATTTCGGAAAGATTGAAGAATGGCGAGAAGATAAGGCGTACGAGCGTACAGAAAAACTGCGTCCGGACTTACTTGAGTAG
- a CDS encoding tRNA (guanine-N1)-methyltransferase, whose translation MKFYRILLLLALLLASNVQFAQDTEEEDDKLSLDEGPISNQFDFIAKRSGNYRADGIRYEVVKETNLFKIRKNVLDSIAAMNKKTGELKSTIAEHETTITSLNNKLEETTTNLGAVTEEKDSMFFLGLPVSKGTYNFVLWMIIGGLFLTLGLFIYKFRNSNILTQEAKQNLSELEVEYEDHRRRSLEREQKVSRQLQDEINKQKKTK comes from the coding sequence ATGAAATTCTATAGAATACTTTTACTACTGGCATTGCTTTTAGCTAGTAATGTACAATTTGCTCAAGACACTGAAGAAGAGGATGATAAACTGTCTTTAGACGAAGGTCCTATTAGTAATCAATTCGATTTTATTGCCAAGCGTTCAGGTAATTATAGAGCTGACGGTATTAGATATGAAGTGGTAAAAGAAACCAATCTTTTTAAGATTCGTAAGAATGTTTTAGATTCTATCGCTGCCATGAATAAAAAAACAGGCGAGCTTAAGTCGACAATTGCTGAACATGAAACTACTATTACTTCCTTAAATAATAAGTTAGAGGAAACGACAACTAATTTAGGTGCAGTAACCGAAGAAAAAGATAGTATGTTTTTTCTAGGTTTACCCGTTTCTAAAGGAACATATAATTTTGTTCTTTGGATGATTATTGGCGGACTGTTTCTAACACTAGGCTTATTCATCTATAAGTTTAGAAATAGTAATATTTTGACTCAAGAAGCGAAACAAAATCTTTCTGAGCTAGAGGTTGAATACGAAGATCACAGAAGAAGATCCCTAGAGCGCGAGCAAAAAGTCAGTAGGCAACTACAAGATGAGATAAATAAACAGAAGAAAACTAAATAA
- a CDS encoding TonB-dependent receptor — protein MKGYLPFILISLLCFSFSSWGQQKYTLSGSIAESSSNETLIGVTVAIPELSTGVTTNEYGFYSITLPEGTYTILISYLGFEDVLQEIILTENKRIDYLLEEEAEQLEEVVVTENVEKMDIRKPQMSVNTLSVGTIKKIPVILGEADVIKSILLLPGVTNAGEGASGFNVRGGAADQNLILLDEAIIFNSSHLFGFFSVFNPDAIKDVKLYKGGIPARYGGRVSSVLDIFQKEGNSKEFKMNGGIGAVASRLLIEGPIKKDKAAFLIGGRASYAHLFLPLFDVDNTAYFYDLNTKLNYRLNDKNNIFLSGYFGRDVFGINDSFVNTYGNTVGNFRWNHLFSNKLFSNLSLIYSDYYYGLKLDFVGFNWNSGIRNFNIKYDLKHYATDKLQVNYGVNNVYYQFNPGKIEPSNAESGIVEEQLIQKYANEFAAYVDFEHRVTDNLSLGYGLRFSHFMRLGQDELNVYTNNNPVDFDPFLLIYKEAEPIDVINPGRGTTISNFSNFEPRASLSYTLNETSSIKASYTRLAQYLHLLSNTSSPTPLDVWTPSGPFTKPQLLDQYAFGYFKNLKDGDYSVETEVFYKDVQNRIDYIDGANLIANNAIEQVILNGEARAYGLEFLLRKNEGKLQGWLAYTLSKSEQRTPGRASTADDGRSNLESGINFGNWYNTPYDKTHDVSLFVNYDVNEKWSVSSNFTYQTGQPTNYPIGQFEFQDLTVPYYGLRNTQRLPAYNRLDLSATLTPRKNKNKKIKGEWVFSLYNVYNRRNAASISFRQNDDTGVNEAVRTSIFGVVPAVTYNFKL, from the coding sequence ATGAAAGGATATTTACCATTTATTCTTATCTCGCTGTTATGCTTCTCTTTTTCATCATGGGGGCAACAAAAATATACGTTAAGTGGTTCAATAGCTGAATCTAGCAGTAACGAAACGCTTATCGGAGTTACCGTTGCCATACCTGAATTAAGCACTGGTGTCACTACAAATGAGTATGGTTTTTACTCCATTACATTACCCGAAGGCACGTATACGATTCTAATTAGTTATTTAGGTTTTGAAGATGTTCTACAAGAAATAATCCTTACCGAAAATAAGCGTATTGATTATTTACTTGAAGAAGAAGCTGAACAGCTAGAAGAAGTTGTCGTTACCGAAAATGTGGAAAAGATGGATATCAGAAAACCACAAATGAGCGTCAATACACTATCGGTTGGTACCATAAAAAAAATACCGGTAATTCTTGGTGAAGCTGATGTTATTAAATCTATTCTATTGCTTCCGGGGGTTACAAATGCAGGTGAAGGTGCTTCTGGCTTTAATGTTCGTGGTGGTGCTGCAGATCAAAATCTAATTCTTTTAGATGAGGCTATTATCTTTAATTCATCACACTTATTCGGATTCTTTTCCGTGTTTAATCCTGATGCTATAAAAGATGTAAAACTCTACAAAGGTGGTATTCCAGCTCGTTACGGTGGTAGAGTTTCTTCTGTTCTAGATATTTTTCAAAAAGAGGGAAATAGTAAGGAGTTTAAAATGAATGGTGGTATTGGTGCCGTAGCGAGTAGACTTTTAATCGAAGGTCCTATAAAGAAAGATAAAGCTGCTTTTCTTATTGGCGGTAGAGCTTCGTACGCACATCTTTTTCTACCCCTTTTTGATGTTGATAATACAGCTTATTTCTATGATCTAAACACTAAGCTGAATTATAGATTAAACGATAAAAACAATATTTTTCTATCTGGTTATTTCGGTAGAGATGTATTTGGCATCAATGATAGCTTTGTCAATACTTACGGTAATACCGTTGGTAACTTTAGATGGAACCATTTATTCTCTAATAAGCTTTTCTCAAACCTATCACTGATTTACTCTGATTACTATTACGGATTGAAATTAGATTTCGTAGGATTCAACTGGAATTCAGGCATCCGTAATTTCAATATCAAATACGATCTAAAACATTATGCTACCGATAAGTTACAGGTAAATTACGGAGTCAATAATGTGTACTATCAATTTAATCCAGGTAAAATAGAACCAAGTAATGCAGAATCAGGAATTGTCGAAGAACAACTAATTCAAAAATACGCCAACGAATTTGCAGCCTATGTAGATTTTGAACACCGAGTTACCGATAATTTAAGCCTGGGTTACGGTTTACGCTTTAGCCACTTTATGAGACTTGGTCAAGATGAACTGAACGTCTATACCAATAACAATCCTGTTGATTTCGATCCTTTTTTGCTGATTTATAAAGAAGCAGAACCTATTGATGTTATAAACCCTGGCAGAGGAACCACAATATCGAACTTTAGTAATTTTGAACCGAGAGCATCTTTATCTTACACCTTAAACGAGACCAGTTCTATAAAAGCTAGTTATACAAGATTAGCTCAGTATTTACACCTACTTTCAAACACAAGCTCCCCTACTCCTTTAGATGTTTGGACACCAAGCGGACCGTTTACGAAACCTCAATTATTAGATCAGTATGCCTTCGGATACTTTAAAAATTTAAAGGATGGAGATTACTCGGTTGAAACGGAGGTTTTCTATAAAGATGTTCAAAATAGAATAGATTATATCGATGGTGCTAATTTAATTGCGAACAATGCCATAGAGCAAGTAATTTTAAATGGAGAAGCTCGTGCTTACGGTTTGGAGTTTTTGTTACGTAAAAACGAAGGTAAATTACAAGGTTGGTTAGCATATACATTATCTAAATCTGAGCAACGCACCCCTGGTAGAGCTTCTACCGCAGATGACGGCCGAAGTAATTTAGAATCAGGTATTAATTTTGGCAATTGGTATAACACCCCTTACGACAAAACACATGATGTGTCTTTGTTCGTAAATTATGATGTAAATGAAAAATGGAGTGTCAGCAGTAACTTCACCTACCAAACAGGGCAACCGACCAACTACCCAATAGGTCAATTTGAATTTCAAGATTTAACGGTGCCCTATTATGGTCTTCGAAACACCCAAAGGCTACCAGCGTATAATCGTCTTGATTTGTCCGCAACATTAACACCAAGAAAGAATAAGAATAAGAAAATAAAAGGAGAATGGGTATTTAGCCTTTACAATGTTTATAACAGAAGAAATGCAGCCTCTATTAGCTTTAGACAAAATGATGATACCGGTGTCAACGAAGCTGTTCGTACTTCTATTTTTGGTGTTGTGCCTGCTGTTACCTATAACTTTAAATTATAA
- the dapF gene encoding diaminopimelate epimerase produces the protein MENTFYKYQGTGNDFVMIDNRNGQFPKGDTKLIAKICHRRFGVGSDGLILLENDEATDFRMVYFNADGNEGSMCGNGGRCIVAFAHFLSIIKKDTTFIAVDGLHEATIVGAIVSLKMTDVSEVKEKSSALFMNTGSPHHVQMVKELKSFDVVKEGARMRYGIYGEKGSNINFVEANAEGGFDIRTYERGVEDETLSCGTGVTAVALSMYHLGNTKNKTIAVNALGGNLEVTFEEDQGVYSNIYLKGEAKQVYKGELTW, from the coding sequence ATGGAAAACACATTTTATAAATATCAAGGTACAGGTAACGATTTTGTGATGATAGACAATCGCAATGGGCAATTTCCAAAAGGCGATACCAAATTAATCGCCAAAATCTGTCATAGGAGATTCGGAGTGGGTTCTGACGGACTTATTTTGTTAGAGAATGACGAGGCTACCGACTTTAGAATGGTCTATTTTAATGCAGATGGAAATGAAGGGAGTATGTGTGGAAACGGCGGTAGATGTATCGTTGCTTTTGCTCATTTTCTTAGCATAATTAAGAAGGATACTACATTTATAGCTGTAGATGGTTTGCACGAAGCAACAATTGTTGGTGCTATTGTAAGTCTCAAAATGACAGATGTTAGTGAGGTAAAAGAGAAATCTAGTGCACTTTTTATGAATACGGGTTCGCCACATCATGTTCAAATGGTGAAGGAATTAAAGTCTTTTGATGTTGTCAAAGAAGGGGCGCGCATGCGTTATGGTATTTACGGAGAAAAAGGGAGTAATATTAATTTTGTAGAAGCCAATGCTGAAGGCGGATTTGATATTAGAACTTACGAACGTGGTGTTGAAGATGAAACCTTATCATGTGGTACAGGGGTAACGGCAGTTGCTTTGAGTATGTATCATTTAGGTAATACTAAAAATAAAACTATTGCAGTAAATGCACTTGGGGGTAATCTTGAAGTAACTTTTGAAGAAGATCAAGGGGTTTATAGTAATATCTATTTAAAAGGTGAAGCAAAACAAGTATATAAAGGAGAGCTAACGTGGTAA
- a CDS encoding GNAT family N-acetyltransferase has protein sequence MKSIRRITTTDITDIIPLFDGYRVFYKMESDTDAAAKFLNERITKEESIIFAAYEGNKAIGFVQLYYTFSSVNLQKSLVLNDLFVDANYRGASVGEQLLLKAQEFCKKNNFKGLALETAIDNPAQKLYEKLGWAKDYHAFHYFWQVK, from the coding sequence ATGAAAAGTATACGTAGAATTACAACAACCGATATTACTGATATCATTCCTCTTTTCGATGGGTACCGGGTATTTTATAAGATGGAATCAGATACCGATGCTGCCGCCAAATTTTTAAATGAGAGAATTACAAAAGAAGAATCTATCATATTCGCGGCATATGAAGGCAACAAGGCTATCGGTTTTGTACAACTGTATTACACCTTCTCTTCTGTCAACCTACAAAAATCTCTTGTTCTAAATGATTTGTTTGTTGATGCTAATTACCGAGGAGCGTCTGTTGGAGAACAATTACTGCTGAAAGCACAAGAATTTTGCAAGAAGAATAATTTCAAAGGACTCGCATTAGAAACCGCCATTGACAATCCGGCGCAAAAATTATATGAGAAATTAGGATGGGCGAAAGATTACCACGCTTTTCATTACTTTTGGCAGGTTAAATGA
- a CDS encoding NADP-dependent isocitrate dehydrogenase, whose amino-acid sequence MSKIFYTKTDEAPALATVSFLPIVKAFTKSSGIEIETKDISLAGRIAATFPEFLTKEQQVSNDLEELGNMAKQPEANIIKLPNISASVPQLNEAIKELQSKGYKLPSYPDEPKNDEEKEIKAKYDKIKGSAVNPVLREGNSDRRAPRAVKNYAKQNPHSMGAWSSSSKTHVATMGDGDFQANEKSLTLNDATSVQIKLVSEDSETILKDKLALLKGEIIDATVLSKTALLDFLRKEIKDAKDKGVLFSVHLKATMMKVSDPIIFGLVVETFLKSVFDKYADTFDKLGISPNDGLASLYQKIEELPASEKDAIKKDLDEALANGPDLAMVNSDKGITNLHVPSDIIIDASMPAMIRNSGQMWNKEGKAQDTKAVIPDSSYAGIYSATIDFCKEHGAFDPTTMGTVPNVGLMAQKAEEYGSHDKTFEIKKSGKVQVIDQETGKVLIEHPVSEGDIWRMCQVKDAPIQDWVKLAVSRAKATNDPTIFWLDKNRAHDAELIKKVNTYLAQEDTKGLDIQIMSPLKATEFTLKRMKAGKDTISVSGNVLRDYLTDLFPILEVGTSAKMLSIVPLMNGGGLFETGAGGSAPKHVEQFLEEGHLRWDSLGEFLALGVSLEFYGEKNSNAAAKILGDTLDSATEKFLLNDKSPSRKVKEIDTRGSHFFLAKYWAEALALQDDSTELKAIFSKVSTEINENESQILTELIDAQGSKQDIGGYYKPDPILVEKAMRPSTTLNGILNSI is encoded by the coding sequence ATGTCCAAAATTTTTTATACCAAAACAGACGAAGCGCCTGCATTGGCTACAGTGTCTTTTTTACCGATTGTAAAAGCGTTCACTAAATCTTCAGGAATTGAAATTGAAACTAAAGATATCTCTTTAGCTGGTAGAATAGCCGCTACTTTTCCCGAGTTTTTAACGAAAGAACAACAGGTGTCCAACGATTTGGAAGAATTGGGGAATATGGCTAAACAGCCTGAAGCGAACATTATCAAATTACCTAACATCAGTGCTTCTGTTCCTCAATTGAACGAAGCTATAAAAGAATTACAGTCTAAAGGTTATAAATTACCTAGCTACCCAGATGAGCCTAAGAACGATGAGGAGAAAGAAATTAAGGCGAAATACGATAAAATAAAAGGTAGTGCAGTAAACCCGGTACTACGAGAAGGTAACTCTGACCGTAGAGCGCCTAGAGCTGTAAAGAATTACGCAAAACAAAATCCGCACAGTATGGGTGCTTGGAGCTCTAGCTCTAAAACTCATGTAGCTACGATGGGTGACGGTGATTTTCAAGCTAATGAGAAATCATTAACATTGAATGATGCCACATCTGTTCAAATAAAATTAGTTTCAGAAGACTCTGAAACTATCTTAAAAGACAAATTAGCTTTATTAAAGGGTGAAATTATTGACGCCACTGTATTGAGCAAAACAGCTTTACTTGATTTCTTAAGAAAAGAAATCAAAGATGCCAAAGACAAAGGAGTTCTTTTCTCTGTGCATTTAAAAGCTACAATGATGAAAGTTTCTGATCCAATTATATTTGGACTAGTTGTTGAAACTTTCTTGAAGTCCGTTTTTGACAAATATGCTGATACATTTGATAAATTAGGTATTAGCCCTAATGATGGTTTAGCTAGTTTATATCAAAAAATTGAAGAACTTCCTGCGAGCGAAAAAGATGCTATCAAAAAAGATTTAGATGAAGCACTTGCGAACGGACCTGATTTGGCTATGGTAAATTCTGATAAAGGAATTACCAACCTTCACGTACCTAGCGATATTATTATTGATGCTTCTATGCCTGCAATGATCAGAAATTCAGGTCAAATGTGGAATAAAGAAGGAAAAGCTCAAGATACAAAAGCTGTTATACCAGATAGCAGCTATGCTGGTATTTACTCAGCTACTATAGATTTCTGTAAAGAACACGGTGCTTTTGACCCTACAACTATGGGTACGGTACCAAATGTTGGTCTTATGGCTCAAAAAGCTGAGGAATACGGATCTCATGATAAGACTTTTGAAATTAAAAAAAGCGGAAAAGTTCAAGTTATTGACCAAGAAACAGGCAAGGTTTTAATTGAGCACCCAGTAAGCGAGGGTGATATTTGGCGTATGTGCCAAGTAAAAGACGCTCCTATTCAAGACTGGGTAAAATTAGCAGTATCAAGAGCTAAGGCTACTAATGACCCTACTATATTTTGGTTAGATAAAAATAGAGCACATGATGCCGAGCTAATCAAAAAAGTAAACACTTACTTAGCCCAAGAAGATACTAAAGGCTTAGACATTCAAATAATGTCACCTCTTAAGGCTACTGAGTTTACTTTAAAAAGAATGAAAGCCGGTAAGGATACTATTTCTGTATCTGGTAACGTATTACGTGATTACCTAACTGACTTATTTCCTATTTTAGAAGTAGGTACTAGTGCAAAAATGTTGTCGATCGTTCCTTTAATGAATGGTGGCGGACTTTTTGAAACTGGTGCGGGTGGTTCTGCTCCAAAACATGTAGAGCAATTTTTAGAAGAAGGTCACCTTAGATGGGATTCTTTAGGTGAGTTTTTAGCGCTAGGAGTTTCGTTAGAATTCTACGGTGAGAAAAATTCAAATGCAGCTGCTAAAATTCTTGGGGATACATTAGACAGTGCAACTGAGAAATTTTTACTAAATGATAAATCACCTTCTAGAAAGGTAAAAGAAATAGATACAAGAGGTAGTCATTTCTTTTTAGCTAAATATTGGGCAGAAGCATTAGCATTGCAAGATGACAGCACTGAATTGAAAGCGATATTTTCAAAAGTAAGTACTGAAATTAATGAAAATGAATCTCAGATTCTTACTGAATTAATCGACGCTCAAGGTTCTAAACAAGACATTGGCGGTTATTACAAACCAGATCCTATTCTAGTTGAAAAAGCTATGAGACCAAGTACAACTTTAAATGGTATATTAAACTCCATTTAA
- a CDS encoding glyceraldehyde-3-phosphate dehydrogenase, translating to MAPQTTFEKELAFQADRRKATTEFIKIVSDLWYDKSIEIVLFKNQVIDKNVSDIIHLHEYAGEFVQKPISIFDSVEILRAISDMLLPPSKLDIGKLTYEYHSDTNILNNVKSFVIDKLQSAQDFKSIEPKDVVLYGFGRIGRLVARELMSKTGKGNQLRLRAIVVRGKPSIENLEKRASLLRTDSVHGIFNGTVKVDYANLKLIINGTTVHVIYANMPEEIDYTEYGIKDALVIDNTGAFRTKEQLERHLQAKGASKVLLTAPGKEVANIVHGVNHLEYSPDETEIFSAASCTTNAITPILKAIEETLGIEKGHLETIHAYTNDQNLVDNMHSKYRRGRAAALNMVITETGAGKAVTKALPSLKGKLTSNAIRVPVPNGSLAILNLDVNQKTSLEGVNSMIKKYALEGDLVEQIKYSLDKELVSSDIVGTSAPSIYDSMATIVSESGKNIILYIWYDNEYGYSHQVIRLAKYIAKVRRFTYY from the coding sequence ATGGCTCCACAGACCACATTTGAAAAAGAGCTGGCATTTCAAGCAGACCGTAGAAAGGCTACGACTGAATTTATCAAAATCGTAAGTGATTTATGGTATGATAAATCTATTGAAATTGTCCTTTTTAAAAATCAGGTTATTGACAAAAATGTAAGTGACATTATTCATTTACATGAGTATGCTGGTGAATTTGTACAAAAACCAATATCAATTTTTGATTCGGTTGAAATTTTACGCGCTATCTCAGACATGCTTTTACCACCTTCTAAATTAGATATTGGTAAATTAACGTATGAATACCATTCTGACACCAACATCTTAAACAATGTAAAATCTTTTGTAATTGATAAATTACAATCTGCACAAGATTTTAAAAGCATTGAACCGAAAGATGTTGTGTTATACGGATTTGGACGTATTGGCAGATTAGTTGCCAGAGAGTTAATGTCTAAAACCGGTAAAGGAAATCAATTACGATTAAGAGCAATTGTAGTAAGAGGCAAACCAAGTATTGAAAATCTTGAAAAAAGAGCCAGTTTATTAAGAACAGATTCTGTTCATGGTATTTTTAACGGTACGGTAAAAGTAGATTATGCGAACCTTAAACTTATTATAAACGGCACTACGGTACATGTTATCTATGCGAACATGCCAGAAGAAATTGACTATACCGAATACGGAATTAAAGATGCCTTGGTTATTGACAATACCGGCGCATTTAGAACTAAAGAACAATTAGAAAGACACTTACAAGCAAAAGGAGCATCAAAAGTACTATTAACGGCACCAGGTAAAGAAGTTGCGAACATTGTACATGGTGTAAACCATTTAGAATACAGTCCTGATGAAACTGAAATATTTTCAGCTGCCTCATGTACCACAAATGCCATCACTCCTATTCTAAAAGCTATTGAAGAAACTTTAGGAATCGAAAAAGGTCACCTAGAAACTATACACGCATACACTAATGACCAAAATTTGGTCGATAACATGCATAGTAAATACCGAAGAGGTCGCGCAGCTGCTCTAAATATGGTAATTACTGAGACCGGAGCAGGAAAAGCTGTAACAAAAGCTTTACCGTCTTTAAAAGGTAAATTGACATCTAACGCTATTCGAGTTCCAGTACCTAATGGTTCTTTAGCTATTTTAAATCTTGATGTAAACCAAAAAACATCTCTTGAAGGTGTGAACAGCATGATTAAAAAATACGCTCTTGAAGGAGACTTGGTAGAGCAAATAAAATATTCGTTAGATAAGGAATTGGTATCATCAGATATCGTTGGCACCTCTGCCCCATCTATTTATGATAGTATGGCGACAATTGTATCAGAAAGCGGTAAAAACATTATTCTGTACATCTGGTATGATAACGAATATGGCTATTCACATCAGGTAATTCGCCTAGCAAAGTATATTGCCAAAGTTCGTCGTTTTACTTATTATTAA
- the rplS gene encoding 50S ribosomal protein L19: MESLIKFVQDEFVTKKEFPKFSSGDTITVYYEIKEGEKTRTQFFKGVVIQRRGSGSTETFTIRKMSGTVGVERIFPINLPALQKIEVNKRGKVRRSRIYYFRELTGKKARIKEIRG; this comes from the coding sequence ATGGAATCATTAATAAAATTTGTACAAGACGAGTTCGTAACTAAAAAAGAATTTCCAAAATTTTCTTCTGGTGACACAATTACTGTGTACTACGAAATTAAGGAAGGTGAAAAAACGAGAACTCAGTTCTTTAAAGGAGTTGTAATACAACGTAGAGGTTCTGGTTCAACAGAAACTTTTACTATCCGTAAAATGTCAGGTACTGTTGGTGTTGAGCGTATCTTCCCAATTAACTTACCTGCACTTCAAAAAATTGAAGTTAACAAACGTGGTAAAGTACGTAGATCTAGAATTTACTACTTCCGTGAATTAACTGGTAAGAAAGCTAGAATTAAAGAGATAAGAGGATAA